A single window of Nicotiana sylvestris chromosome 3, ASM39365v2, whole genome shotgun sequence DNA harbors:
- the LOC138888587 gene encoding uncharacterized protein, with product MTVCESSPDVYKAVCCRCFMVCHWMLRASKKKTRFWKVGKCIGTYNCEMDTFNGNHFNLDVDLISLQQIPHIEASIRYKIKECITSIHQEYGCTITKIKAYLRRKRAFEIVYGDWDKSFASLPRYMATLKHFNPGTVVEWKLEQSAGRPEYTFRYVFWAFKPAIDAFVHYRSVISIDGTHVCGKYDIKLLITVAVDTNGQIFPLAFAIHANEREETWTLFLDHLKQHVVKQCSGICLVFDRHGGILSSVEHLSEWQEPYAYHRYCVRNLKANF from the coding sequence atgacgGTATGTGAGTCAAGTCCTGATGTATACAAGGCTGTTTGTTGTAGATGTTTTATGGTTTGTCATTGGATGCTGCGTGCGAGCAAGAAGAAAACGAGGTTTTGGAAAGTGGGTAAATGTATTGGCACCTACAATTGTGAAATGGATACATTCaatgggaatcacttcaacttggatgttgacttgatttctcttcaaCAGATTCCACACATTGAAGCGTCTATTaggtacaagatcaaagagtgtattacatccatccaccaggaatatgggtgTACTATTACCAAAATAAAGGCATATCTCAGGCGCAAACGTGcatttgaaattgtttatggtgactgggataagtcatttgcatctctaccCAGATACATGGCCACATTGAAACACTTcaaccccgggactgttgttgaatggaagcttgagcagagtgCAGGAAGACCGGAATATACATTCAGATATGTGTTCTgggcatttaaaccagcaattgatgctTTTGTGCATTATCGTTCtgtaatttccatagacggtactcatgtctgtggaaagtatgatattaagctgtTGATCACCGTTGCAGTAgataccaatggacaaatatttccactagcctTTGCCATCCATGCAAATGAAAGAGAAGAGACGTGGACGTTATTTTTggaccacttgaagcagcacgttgtcaaacaatgttcaggtatttgtctagtATTTGATCGACatggtggtatattaagttctgtagaGCATTTAtctgaatggcaggaaccctatgcataccaccgttactgtgtgaggaacctgaaggccaatttctag